Proteins encoded together in one Acidobacteriota bacterium window:
- a CDS encoding RNA polymerase sigma factor — MKQPTPRDLFDRHHLPVFRFLRRLVGGHQQAEDLTQEVFLRVVRGIESYRVEEREAAWVFTIARNVYRDHQRNAARRPEPVSLEVAGPVPIDPVQHLSRSIVEALQHLAEPEREAFLMREVSGMSYVEIAAAVEATPDAVRNRIHRARGSLRRLLSTKLSKVRSNVLKEA, encoded by the coding sequence ATGAAGCAACCGACGCCGCGAGACCTGTTCGATCGCCACCACTTGCCGGTATTCCGCTTCTTGCGCCGGCTCGTCGGTGGCCATCAGCAAGCCGAGGACCTGACCCAGGAGGTCTTTCTCCGGGTCGTCCGCGGCATCGAATCCTATCGTGTCGAGGAACGTGAAGCAGCCTGGGTCTTCACCATCGCCCGAAACGTTTACCGCGACCACCAACGCAACGCAGCGCGCCGGCCCGAACCGGTCAGCCTCGAGGTTGCCGGTCCGGTCCCGATCGATCCCGTGCAGCATCTGTCGCGCAGCATCGTCGAAGCGCTACAGCATCTGGCGGAGCCCGAACGTGAAGCGTTCCTGATGCGCGAGGTGTCCGGGATGAGCTATGTGGAAATCGCCGCCGCCGTCGAGGCGACCCCCGACGCCGTGCGCAACCGGATCCATCGGGCACGGGGCTCGTTGCGCCGGTTGCTCTCGACCAAACTGAGCAAAGTTCGTTCGAACGTCCTCAAGGAGGCCTGA
- a CDS encoding family 10 glycosylhydrolase, translating into MRSHATQGTLVAWLVVLWIAGAVCQPSVAGDGVTLTVSRGPAASQVTLSWSGKQPDYEIYRSVDPGALPGVAAEIAQTLLTTWTDSPPAGDLWFYNVTSRPQVLDDLLASSTDLAGSMETLRMLDESILYGGQFINSAEFLHLSSRSLLAMTSEDPFPPPQAPAGLIPPNNPYPGITLEDTYYDRPFTRDEYLALLRQLDDVYIASGEYPSSLTVQGTTAEVRYAELVYYAAGLLRAREFQGYLPELWNRYIISAEGLVPWSTPAGFEDYTSALEQSDGTAFFPNHSRRYYGSSAHQYSMLKLARDIYGNTHNAYQAGEKFYDWCLDQWLNTVGYTSGKTQFWGDRSGWEIENHFFHTSGVPRKIISHLFRTVGIPSSTAGAAYFSNQGWINIDTHAPYGSDPLDNSFYYDPVPPGTKNMPHPTSGDDFIARINAVSGLEPVPAAVEERTSVYINPRDVLDYGAPYVVDQSGDFDTLVLTVKSLKGYLYFSSSGWAVREQSDALGPLIQEAHARGKKVYAGFATLADRQTAGEQPDWLQKLNEYSSGGYPNLNLSPCVQAYEDQLVTLLQNLVSNYEVDGVVLDYLFFANLFGNTDTMGHADCPNGPSWMADEITDYATTLINTIKAVDPDVETVVTGYPFAIENRYYGLSPVEVGHQDLQALAQVADEIMLVFPGTYWVPIASPYWQTAIFDIRALTGTDPWVSFQIVDEWEYTPRFYRGLARFVRQSGISGFNLHTTLSGLGELSPALTRSQWEKIRAAELH; encoded by the coding sequence ATGCGATCTCATGCGACCCAGGGAACACTCGTCGCCTGGCTGGTCGTCCTTTGGATCGCCGGCGCCGTCTGCCAGCCGTCGGTTGCCGGGGACGGCGTGACACTGACCGTGAGCCGCGGACCCGCGGCCTCGCAGGTCACCTTGTCGTGGAGCGGCAAGCAACCGGACTACGAAATCTATCGGTCCGTCGACCCGGGGGCGCTGCCTGGGGTTGCGGCCGAAATCGCCCAGACCCTCCTGACAACCTGGACCGACAGTCCTCCCGCAGGCGATCTGTGGTTCTACAACGTGACGAGTCGACCGCAGGTCCTCGACGACCTGCTGGCCTCGTCGACGGATCTTGCGGGTTCGATGGAAACGTTGCGCATGCTGGACGAGAGCATCCTCTACGGTGGACAATTCATTAACTCGGCTGAGTTCCTGCACCTGTCGTCGAGATCCCTTCTAGCGATGACGTCCGAGGATCCGTTTCCCCCGCCCCAGGCCCCGGCCGGGCTGATCCCACCCAACAACCCCTACCCCGGCATCACGCTCGAGGACACGTATTACGATCGTCCCTTCACCCGTGACGAGTACTTAGCTCTGCTGCGACAACTGGACGACGTCTACATCGCAAGCGGCGAATACCCGTCGAGCCTGACGGTCCAGGGGACGACCGCCGAGGTCCGTTACGCCGAGCTGGTCTACTACGCCGCGGGGTTGTTACGCGCGCGGGAATTCCAGGGCTACCTTCCCGAGCTGTGGAATCGGTACATCATTTCCGCCGAAGGTCTGGTCCCCTGGTCGACGCCGGCAGGTTTCGAGGACTACACGTCCGCTCTCGAGCAGTCCGACGGCACCGCGTTCTTCCCCAACCATTCACGGCGTTACTACGGATCGTCGGCGCATCAGTACAGCATGCTCAAACTGGCACGTGACATTTACGGCAACACGCACAACGCGTATCAGGCCGGCGAGAAGTTCTACGATTGGTGTCTCGATCAGTGGTTGAACACCGTGGGCTATACCAGTGGCAAGACCCAATTCTGGGGGGATCGCTCAGGGTGGGAGATCGAGAACCACTTCTTCCACACCAGCGGCGTTCCACGGAAGATCATCTCTCACCTATTTCGTACCGTGGGTATTCCGTCGTCTACCGCGGGCGCCGCTTATTTTTCAAACCAGGGCTGGATCAACATCGACACCCATGCTCCGTACGGATCCGACCCGCTCGACAATTCGTTCTACTACGACCCGGTCCCGCCGGGGACCAAGAACATGCCGCATCCCACTTCCGGTGACGACTTCATCGCTCGCATCAACGCCGTCAGCGGCCTCGAACCGGTTCCCGCCGCCGTCGAGGAACGGACGAGCGTCTACATCAACCCGCGGGACGTGCTGGACTACGGCGCTCCCTACGTCGTGGACCAATCGGGGGACTTCGACACGTTGGTCCTGACCGTGAAGAGTCTGAAGGGCTATCTCTATTTCAGTTCCAGCGGCTGGGCGGTGAGAGAGCAGTCCGACGCCCTGGGTCCGCTGATCCAGGAGGCCCACGCCCGGGGGAAAAAGGTCTACGCCGGTTTTGCCACGCTGGCGGACCGTCAGACCGCCGGGGAACAACCCGACTGGTTACAAAAACTGAACGAGTACAGCAGCGGCGGGTACCCGAACCTGAACCTATCACCGTGCGTCCAGGCGTACGAGGACCAACTCGTCACCCTGCTGCAGAACCTGGTCTCGAACTACGAAGTTGACGGTGTCGTTCTCGACTACCTGTTCTTTGCCAATCTCTTCGGGAATACCGACACGATGGGGCACGCCGACTGTCCGAACGGACCGTCGTGGATGGCGGACGAGATCACCGACTATGCCACGACGTTGATCAACACGATCAAGGCCGTCGACCCGGACGTGGAGACGGTTGTGACCGGTTATCCCTTCGCCATCGAGAACCGCTACTACGGGCTGAGCCCGGTGGAGGTCGGGCATCAGGACCTGCAGGCCCTGGCGCAGGTCGCCGACGAGATCATGCTGGTCTTCCCCGGCACTTACTGGGTTCCCATCGCTTCGCCGTACTGGCAGACCGCTATTTTCGACATCCGTGCGCTGACCGGGACCGATCCCTGGGTGTCGTTCCAGATCGTCGACGAGTGGGAGTACACGCCGCGCTTTTACCGGGGGCTGGCCCGGTTCGTCCGGCAGAGCGGTATCTCGGGCTTCAATCTGCACACCACGCTCTCCGGCCTGGGCGAGCTCAGTCCGGCTCTGACCCGCTCGCAGTGGGAAAAGATCCGCGCGGCCGAGTTGCACTAG
- a CDS encoding methyltransferase domain-containing protein: MKKHIKNVIKAIAFRLPLSIYVPLCYALHKKAIERAQEHGNLRLHLGCGWTILDEWINIDLKRNREILTIRLPGGLRKFGDNSTSYIYSSHFLEHLDYRTEALDFVTECYRLLDDGGVLRVAVPDIEKIINAYTRKNREFFNVQSELHPSWCTTNLDHLMYALQQQGEHKYGYDFETAKILLKKGGFQKIVKSDFKKSDVKELVDIDYWPYTDHNGENLSLFIDAYK; encoded by the coding sequence TTGAAAAAGCATATCAAGAACGTAATCAAGGCGATTGCCTTTCGGCTGCCATTGTCGATTTACGTGCCGCTCTGCTACGCGCTCCACAAGAAAGCGATTGAGCGGGCACAAGAACACGGCAACCTAAGGCTTCACCTTGGCTGCGGATGGACGATTTTGGATGAGTGGATCAATATCGACTTGAAGCGGAACCGCGAAATCCTCACGATTCGATTGCCCGGCGGGCTGCGAAAATTCGGCGACAACTCGACGAGCTACATTTATTCCTCTCACTTCCTTGAACACCTTGACTACAGAACCGAAGCTCTCGATTTCGTTACAGAATGCTACCGACTCCTGGACGACGGAGGAGTTCTGCGCGTTGCCGTTCCGGACATTGAAAAGATTATCAACGCTTATACTCGAAAGAACCGAGAGTTTTTTAACGTCCAGAGTGAATTGCATCCGTCGTGGTGTACGACAAATCTTGATCACCTAATGTACGCCCTGCAGCAGCAGGGAGAGCACAAATACGGCTATGATTTCGAAACGGCGAAAATACTCTTGAAGAAAGGTGGATTCCAGAAGATAGTCAAAAGCGATTTCAAGAAGAGCGATGTTAAAGAGCTTGTTGATATCGACTACTGGCCGTACACGGACCATAACGGTGAAAACCTTTCTCTTTTTATCGATGCTTACAAGTAA
- a CDS encoding integrase core domain-containing protein yields MEIITELVVRMASENPRWGYTRIQGALQNVGHRVGRTTISNILENHGIDPAPERGKRTTWGQFLEAHWSVIAAADFFTVEVWAPRGLVTFYVFFVIELATRRIDIAGITPSPAEPWMMQIGRNLTDPLDGSLAEKRFLILDRDSKFSTAFRNLLNDAGIEVVRLPYRSPNLNAYAERFVRSIKDECLNRMIFFGERSLRKATREYAAHYHREQNHQGIENRLIEPDDRAESASSATECAQRLGGMLR; encoded by the coding sequence ATGGAGATCATCACCGAACTGGTCGTCCGCATGGCCAGCGAAAATCCTCGCTGGGGGTACACGCGAATCCAGGGGGCACTTCAGAACGTCGGCCATCGAGTCGGGCGCACCACGATCAGTAACATCCTGGAGAATCATGGAATCGACCCTGCTCCGGAGCGGGGCAAGCGAACGACGTGGGGCCAGTTCCTTGAAGCCCATTGGAGTGTCATCGCCGCTGCCGACTTCTTCACCGTCGAAGTCTGGGCACCACGTGGTCTCGTTACGTTCTATGTCTTCTTCGTGATCGAACTCGCGACACGCCGCATCGACATTGCTGGAATCACTCCCAGCCCAGCTGAGCCATGGATGATGCAGATCGGTCGCAATCTCACTGATCCGCTTGATGGATCTCTAGCTGAGAAGCGGTTCCTCATCCTCGACAGGGATTCCAAGTTCTCCACTGCGTTCAGGAATCTCTTGAACGATGCCGGCATCGAAGTCGTCCGACTGCCCTACCGTTCCCCCAACCTGAACGCCTATGCCGAGCGATTTGTCAGGTCGATCAAGGATGAGTGTCTCAATCGAATGATCTTCTTCGGCGAACGGTCGCTTCGGAAAGCAACTCGCGAGTACGCCGCTCACTATCACCGGGAGCAGAATCATCAAGGGATCGAAAATCGCCTCATCGAGCCGGATGACCGTGCCGAATCGGCATCGAGTGCCACCGAATGCGCCCAGCGGCTCGGCGGGATGCTTCGTTT